A window from Larimichthys crocea isolate SSNF chromosome XXIII, L_crocea_2.0, whole genome shotgun sequence encodes these proteins:
- the gpr141 gene encoding probable G-protein coupled receptor 141 encodes MNATISHSTQPPATTPLDLKYRQPLLVIYSVVLLTGTISLSLMIYIIKSNMKSVTSIAVLNLIFTHFIFLLTVPFRICYYITFKWSFSLGWCKTVSSMIHTHMYMSFIFYVIILIMRLMAFYNKDQWIACFQRIHALLVSAVVWIVVLVSVPFVTAFSYGKGGNTGEEKNNTRCFEFGKHITFSATVLNYIISTVIIVVAIVLTALQANVFRILYKKDRQGCTSHQQEFGAQFKSLCFALIMVVCFIPYHMFRLYYVNHIQSLEGINEVFLSLTTFNCLDMLTFMGRRTCYRCCPGKV; translated from the coding sequence ATGAATGCCACAATATCCCACAGCACGCAACCCCCAGCCACGACACCACTGGATCTTAAGTACAGACAACCTCTCCTGGTCATCTACTCTGTGGTTCTTCTCACCGGTACCATCAGCCTGAGCCTGATGATATACATCATAAAGTCCAACATGAAATCCGTCACCTCGATCGCTGTGCTCAACCTAATCTTCACCCACTTCATCTTCCTTCTCACTGTGCCTTTTAGGATTTGCTATTACATCACTTTTAAGTGGAGCTTCAGCCTTGGGTGGTGTAAAACGGTAAGCAGCATGATCCACACCCACATGTACATGTCTTTCATCTTCTATGTGATCATCCTCATTATGCGCCTGATGGCGTTCTACAACAAAGATCAGTGGATAGCATGCTTCCAGAGGATTCATGCACTCCTTGTCAGTGCTGTGGTGTGGATTGTGGTGCTTGTTTCGGTCCCTTTCGTAACAGCTTTTTCCTACGGCAAAGGAGGTAatacaggagaggagaaaaataacACTCGTTGCTTCGAGTTTGGTAAACACATAACGTTCAGCGCCACGGTGTTGAACTACATCATAAGCACAGTGATCATAGTGGTGGCCATTGTACTGACTGCCCTCCAAGCCAATGTCTTCAGGATTTTATACAAGAAGGATCGCCAGGGATGCACCTCTCACCAGCAGGAATTTGGGGCTCAGTTCAAGAGTCTGTGTTTTGCCCTCATTATGGTCGTCTGTTTCATTCCCTACCACATGTTTCGCCTGTATTACGTAAATCATATACAATCTTTGGAGGGGATTAATGAGGTTTTTCTGAGTCTGACCACTTTTAACTGCTTGGACATGCTCACCTTCATGGGAAGGAGAACTTGCTACAGGTGCTGCCCAGGAAAGGTTTGA
- the hnf4g gene encoding hepatocyte nuclear factor 4-gamma isoform X2 encodes MHIPDGNRNTDSMPTEPSLPGPDSSNCAICGDKATGKHYGASSCDGCKGFFRRSIRKSHVYTCRFSRQCIVDKDKRNQCRFCRLNKCFRAGMKKEAVQNERDRISSRRNIPDSQDLPPITILAQAESLSQQITAPVGIADISEQKTATVGDVCDSMRQQLLVLVEWAKYIPAFGELPLDDQVSLLRAHAGEHLLLGVVKRSMPFKDFLLLGNGCVIHRNSPESEICRVANRVLDELVQPFQDIQIDENEYAALKAIVFFDPDAKSLRDPSKIKAMRLQVQMSLEDYINDRQYDSRGRFGELLLLLPTLQSITWQMIEQLQFIKLCGLAKIDNLLHEMLLGGEMPPWARRASVFWSISLSLTSEPTHLHHPAHTQLAQDPLTGHTLVISTMPVTHTPLIASPDTPIPSPPQGPAPEKYKHFPQPLCPPASPSPSPQTDP; translated from the exons ATGCACATCCCAGAcggaaacagaaacacag acagCATGCCGACAGAGCCGAGCCTGCCCGGTCCAGACAGCAGTAATTGTGCCATCTGTGGAGACAAAGCCACAGGGAAACACTATGGAGCCTCCAGCTGTGATGGCTGTAAAGGCTTCTTCAGGCGCTCCATACGCAAGAGCCATGTCTACACCTGCAG GTTTAGCAGGCAGTGCATTGTGGATAAAGATAAGAGGAACCAGTGTCGTTTCTGCAGACTCAACAAATGCTTCAGGGCTGGCATGAAAAAAGAAG CTGTACAGAACGAGAGAGACCGAATCAGCTCCCGAAGAAATATCCCTGACTCCCAAGATTTGCCACCCATCACTATTTTGGCCCAAGCAGAATCACTGTCCCAACAG ATCACTGCTCCAGTTGGAATAGCAGACATATCAGAGCAGAAGACAGCCACTGTTGGGGATGTTTGTGATTCAATGAGACAGCAGTTATTGGTGTTGGTGGAATGGGCCAAATATATTCCTGCCTTTGGAGAACTGCCGCTGGATGACCAG gTGAGCTTGCTTAGGGCTCATGCAGGTGAACACCTCTTGCTCGGGGTCGTCAAAAGGTCAATGCCATTCAAGGACTTCCTGCTTTTAG GTAATGGCTGTGTGATTCACAGGAATAGTCCTGAATCAGAGATCTGTCGTGTAGCCAACCGGGTGCTGGATGAGCTGGTTCAGCCCTTTCAGGATATTCAAATAGACGAAAACGAGTATGCAGCGCTAAAGGCCATTGTCTTCTTTGACCCAG ATGCAAAGTCTTTACGGGACCCATCGAAGATCAAGGCCATGCGATTGCAG gttcaGATGAGTCTGGAAGACTACATTAATGACCGTCAGTATGACTCCAGGGGTCGTTTTGGAGAGCTGTTACTCCTGCTGCCCACCCTGCAGAGCATCACCTGGCAGATGATCGAACAGCTCCAGTTCATTAAGCTCTGTGGTCTGGCCAAGATAGACAACCTGCTGCACGAGATGCTGCTGGGAG GTGAAATGCCACCATGGGCAAGAAGAGCATCTGTGTTTTGGAGCATTTCATTAA GCCTTACGTCAGAGCCCACACACCTACACCACCCAGCACACACCCAGCTGGCCCAGGACCCTTTGACTGGACACACACTTGTCATCAGCACTATGCCTGTCACTCACACTCCGCTGATAG CCTCTCCAGACACTCCCATCCCATCGCCCCCTCAGGGTCCTGCCCCAGAGAAGTACAAACATTTTCCCCAGCCTCTTTGTCCTCCAGCCAGCCCCTCGCCCTCTCCACAGACAGATCCCTGA
- the hnf4g gene encoding hepatocyte nuclear factor 4-gamma isoform X1: protein MKCPPAPQSKSLLDMEVANYCEGLDPSYSTLGFENAEVLYGGGDSMPTEPSLPGPDSSNCAICGDKATGKHYGASSCDGCKGFFRRSIRKSHVYTCRFSRQCIVDKDKRNQCRFCRLNKCFRAGMKKEAVQNERDRISSRRNIPDSQDLPPITILAQAESLSQQITAPVGIADISEQKTATVGDVCDSMRQQLLVLVEWAKYIPAFGELPLDDQVSLLRAHAGEHLLLGVVKRSMPFKDFLLLGNGCVIHRNSPESEICRVANRVLDELVQPFQDIQIDENEYAALKAIVFFDPDAKSLRDPSKIKAMRLQVQMSLEDYINDRQYDSRGRFGELLLLLPTLQSITWQMIEQLQFIKLCGLAKIDNLLHEMLLGGLTSEPTHLHHPAHTQLAQDPLTGHTLVISTMPVTHTPLIASPDTPIPSPPQGPAPEKYKHFPQPLCPPASPSPSPQTDP from the exons ATGAAGtgtcctcctgctcctcagAGTAAATCTCTGTTAGACATGGAAGTAGCTAACTACTGTGAAGGCCTGGATCCTTCATATAGCACACTGGGTTTTGAGAATGCAGAGGTGCTctatggaggaggag acagCATGCCGACAGAGCCGAGCCTGCCCGGTCCAGACAGCAGTAATTGTGCCATCTGTGGAGACAAAGCCACAGGGAAACACTATGGAGCCTCCAGCTGTGATGGCTGTAAAGGCTTCTTCAGGCGCTCCATACGCAAGAGCCATGTCTACACCTGCAG GTTTAGCAGGCAGTGCATTGTGGATAAAGATAAGAGGAACCAGTGTCGTTTCTGCAGACTCAACAAATGCTTCAGGGCTGGCATGAAAAAAGAAG CTGTACAGAACGAGAGAGACCGAATCAGCTCCCGAAGAAATATCCCTGACTCCCAAGATTTGCCACCCATCACTATTTTGGCCCAAGCAGAATCACTGTCCCAACAG ATCACTGCTCCAGTTGGAATAGCAGACATATCAGAGCAGAAGACAGCCACTGTTGGGGATGTTTGTGATTCAATGAGACAGCAGTTATTGGTGTTGGTGGAATGGGCCAAATATATTCCTGCCTTTGGAGAACTGCCGCTGGATGACCAG gTGAGCTTGCTTAGGGCTCATGCAGGTGAACACCTCTTGCTCGGGGTCGTCAAAAGGTCAATGCCATTCAAGGACTTCCTGCTTTTAG GTAATGGCTGTGTGATTCACAGGAATAGTCCTGAATCAGAGATCTGTCGTGTAGCCAACCGGGTGCTGGATGAGCTGGTTCAGCCCTTTCAGGATATTCAAATAGACGAAAACGAGTATGCAGCGCTAAAGGCCATTGTCTTCTTTGACCCAG ATGCAAAGTCTTTACGGGACCCATCGAAGATCAAGGCCATGCGATTGCAG gttcaGATGAGTCTGGAAGACTACATTAATGACCGTCAGTATGACTCCAGGGGTCGTTTTGGAGAGCTGTTACTCCTGCTGCCCACCCTGCAGAGCATCACCTGGCAGATGATCGAACAGCTCCAGTTCATTAAGCTCTGTGGTCTGGCCAAGATAGACAACCTGCTGCACGAGATGCTGCTGGGAG GCCTTACGTCAGAGCCCACACACCTACACCACCCAGCACACACCCAGCTGGCCCAGGACCCTTTGACTGGACACACACTTGTCATCAGCACTATGCCTGTCACTCACACTCCGCTGATAG CCTCTCCAGACACTCCCATCCCATCGCCCCCTCAGGGTCCTGCCCCAGAGAAGTACAAACATTTTCCCCAGCCTCTTTGTCCTCCAGCCAGCCCCTCGCCCTCTCCACAGACAGATCCCTGA